From Mucilaginibacter inviolabilis, a single genomic window includes:
- a CDS encoding tetratricopeptide repeat protein: MIKIRYISLLIPVFIVSTASAQQNPSFQVYRTYHTAMDLMDKGKFASAAEQFRSVEASRLKTATQPQFESELSLVKENSQYYEAFCALNLGNDDAESMFLRFIKEHPENPLTKLAYFQIGKSYFKQGKYEDAIRWFDKVQAGELNGHDNTEYKFRKGYAYFSLKDFKNAQLLFAEVKNKRSEFTEDATYYFAYIAYLNKDYHLALANFEKLKNSKKYERSYPYYISAVYFLDKRYDDVISYAVPIVNSTHQEHETEMLRIIAASYFAKADYDNAVKYYDRFQSGDQGRTQNTQDSYQIGYTYYKVGNYAKSATELERLIEQGDVYSQSGNYTLGDVFLKMNNKQSARNAFLAASKLTYDKQLQEDALYEYAKLSYELDFNTEALAATRLYLKNYPRSRRNDEVKVLLGEELLNSRNYKEAVEILEPIPNKSESAQIAYQKVTYYRGLEFYNERAFENAIGIFLRSLKNPVDPKTQALTTYWMAEAMYEVRKYGESVENFEAFLSMPEAKETDLSNYANYALAYAAFYGEQYKKAANYFEKFLRGDVKDKNTENDAITRLGDSYFVLKSYSTALDYYNRIIAMHNQGEDYALFQRGMIQGLQGSLDTKISTLNDVLNTFPNSDYADDASFEIAYTYFLKNDGDRAKTDLNAMIQKYPHSSYVPRALVTIGLIDYNAGHDDLAVESFKKVVADYSSTDEAKQSLKQIEKIYTDKGDAQTFINYAGSTSIGNYTTSQQEDIMITAANNLYLKGDWQGTVGAVNAYLDKFPTKQIYEKQARFIRAQSLVNLNRSKEAVVDYNIILNDWTSAYTEKSLISMAKLYISQKKYNEAIVFLKKLETNAEFKEDYSYAINNLMLCYAQMNMPDDVLNYVKQIRGNDKAAQEDKFRTGLYAGEAYLLKGDTTAAVKEFDYTVTNTKTVAAAEAKYNIANVEYLKGRYKTSQKMCFDLAKEMPNYDYWVAKTYILLADNYVKLKDNFQAKATLQSIIENYKGNDDILSTAKQKLGVLTGKPVKIETPVTDTSDNKPAPADTTKTGQN, translated from the coding sequence ATGATCAAAATAAGATACATTTCCCTATTAATCCCCGTATTTATTGTTTCAACGGCCAGCGCGCAGCAAAATCCATCCTTCCAGGTGTACCGCACTTATCATACGGCTATGGACCTGATGGACAAAGGTAAATTTGCCTCCGCTGCCGAGCAATTCCGCTCTGTTGAAGCATCACGCCTTAAAACAGCCACCCAGCCCCAGTTCGAATCGGAGCTATCGCTGGTTAAAGAAAACAGCCAGTACTACGAGGCTTTTTGCGCCCTTAACCTGGGCAATGACGATGCAGAAAGCATGTTTCTGCGCTTTATTAAGGAGCACCCCGAAAACCCTTTAACTAAGCTGGCCTACTTCCAGATTGGTAAATCATATTTTAAACAGGGTAAGTATGAGGATGCTATCCGTTGGTTTGATAAAGTACAGGCCGGCGAACTTAACGGGCACGATAATACCGAATACAAATTCCGTAAGGGCTATGCTTATTTCTCTCTTAAAGATTTTAAGAATGCTCAGTTGCTTTTTGCCGAAGTAAAAAACAAACGCTCGGAGTTTACCGAGGATGCTACCTATTACTTTGCTTACATAGCCTACCTCAACAAAGATTATCACCTTGCACTAGCCAACTTTGAAAAGCTTAAAAACTCTAAAAAATACGAGCGGAGCTATCCATATTATATATCGGCAGTTTACTTTTTAGACAAACGGTACGACGATGTGATCAGCTACGCGGTACCTATTGTAAACAGTACCCATCAGGAACACGAAACAGAAATGCTGCGCATTATTGCTGCCTCGTACTTTGCCAAAGCCGACTACGACAACGCGGTTAAATATTACGACCGTTTCCAGAGCGGCGACCAGGGCAGAACCCAAAACACGCAGGATAGCTACCAGATTGGTTATACCTATTACAAGGTGGGTAACTACGCCAAATCGGCCACAGAACTGGAACGTTTAATTGAACAGGGTGATGTGTACAGCCAAAGCGGTAACTACACGCTGGGTGATGTTTTCCTGAAAATGAATAACAAACAAAGCGCGCGTAACGCGTTTTTGGCAGCCTCAAAACTTACTTACGATAAGCAATTACAGGAAGATGCTTTGTATGAATATGCCAAGCTTTCCTACGAACTCGATTTTAATACCGAAGCACTGGCGGCTACCCGTTTATATTTAAAGAATTATCCGCGCTCACGCCGTAACGACGAAGTGAAAGTATTACTGGGCGAGGAACTATTAAATTCCCGCAATTACAAAGAAGCGGTAGAAATACTGGAGCCAATACCCAACAAATCAGAAAGTGCACAGATAGCTTATCAGAAAGTTACCTATTACCGCGGTTTGGAGTTTTATAACGAGCGGGCCTTTGAAAATGCTATCGGTATTTTCCTGCGTTCGTTAAAAAATCCGGTCGACCCTAAAACCCAGGCTTTAACTACCTACTGGATGGCTGAGGCGATGTACGAAGTACGTAAATATGGCGAATCGGTAGAGAACTTTGAAGCGTTTTTAAGCATGCCCGAAGCCAAAGAGACCGATTTATCTAACTACGCCAATTATGCACTGGCTTACGCCGCCTTTTATGGTGAGCAATATAAAAAAGCGGCCAACTACTTCGAAAAATTCCTTCGGGGGGATGTAAAAGATAAAAACACCGAGAACGATGCGATAACCAGGCTGGGCGATAGCTATTTTGTATTGAAAAGCTACAGCACAGCGCTTGATTATTATAACCGCATTATAGCTATGCACAACCAAGGCGAAGATTACGCCTTGTTTCAGCGTGGTATGATACAGGGTTTACAAGGCTCGCTGGATACCAAGATCAGCACACTGAATGATGTATTGAACACTTTCCCGAATTCGGATTATGCGGATGATGCCTCGTTTGAGATCGCCTATACCTACTTCCTGAAAAATGATGGAGACAGGGCCAAAACCGACTTGAATGCCATGATCCAGAAGTATCCGCACAGCAGTTATGTACCGAGGGCGCTGGTTACTATTGGTCTGATTGATTACAATGCCGGCCATGACGACCTGGCTGTAGAGTCATTCAAAAAAGTGGTTGCCGATTACTCCTCAACTGATGAAGCCAAACAATCGCTTAAACAGATTGAAAAAATATATACCGATAAAGGCGACGCACAAACATTTATCAATTACGCGGGCTCTACCTCTATTGGTAACTATACCACCTCGCAACAGGAAGATATCATGATCACCGCGGCCAACAACCTTTATTTAAAAGGCGACTGGCAAGGTACAGTAGGTGCAGTTAACGCTTATCTGGATAAGTTCCCGACCAAACAGATCTATGAAAAACAAGCACGTTTTATCCGTGCACAAAGTTTGGTTAACCTCAACAGATCTAAAGAAGCTGTTGTTGATTATAACATCATCCTGAATGACTGGACAAGTGCCTATACCGAGAAATCGTTGATTAGCATGGCTAAGCTGTATATCTCTCAGAAAAAGTATAATGAGGCCATCGTGTTCCTGAAAAAACTGGAGACCAATGCAGAGTTTAAAGAGGATTATTCTTACGCCATCAATAACCTGATGCTTTGCTACGCGCAGATGAACATGCCCGATGATGTGTTGAACTATGTGAAACAGATCAGGGGTAATGATAAGGCCGCCCAGGAAGATAAATTCCGTACAGGCTTATATGCTGGTGAAGCTTATCTACTAAAAGGCGATACCACTGCAGCGGTTAAAGAATTTGATTACACGGTAACCAATACCAAAACTGTAGCTGCCGCCGAAGCCAAATACAACATTGCTAACGTGGAATACTTAAAAGGCAGGTACAAAACATCGCAAAAAATGTGTTTCGACCTGGCTAAGGAAATGCCGAACTATGATTACTGGGTAGCTAAAACCTATATCCTGCTGGCTGATAATTATGTAAAACTGAAAGATAACTTCCAGGCCAAGGCCACGCTGCAAAGTATTATTGAAAACTATAAAGGTAATGACGATATACTATCGACAGCCAAACAAAAGCTGGGTGTATTAACGGGTAAACCTGTAAAAATAGAGACTCCGGTAACCGATACAAGTGATAATAAACCGGCCCCGGCCGATACTACCAAAACCGGTCAA
- a CDS encoding GbsR/MarR family transcriptional regulator — protein MELAEAKLKFIEAWGKLGSEWGINRTMAQVHALLLISPEALTTEEVMAELSISRGNANMTLRDLIDWGLVEKQHKTGERKEYFYAEKDTWIIARRVAEERKKRELDPVIKILGQLTEVKGDKKDPAYKAFHSSVTDISRLANNVNKTLDTMLKAEENWFFGSIFKIFK, from the coding sequence ATGGAACTGGCAGAAGCAAAGCTGAAATTTATTGAAGCCTGGGGTAAATTAGGATCGGAGTGGGGGATTAACCGTACCATGGCCCAGGTACATGCCTTGTTGCTGATTTCGCCAGAAGCTTTAACCACTGAGGAAGTGATGGCTGAACTGAGTATATCCCGGGGGAATGCCAATATGACCCTGCGCGACCTGATAGATTGGGGCCTGGTTGAAAAGCAACATAAAACGGGCGAGCGTAAAGAATACTTTTATGCCGAAAAAGATACCTGGATAATTGCCAGAAGAGTAGCTGAAGAGCGAAAAAAACGGGAGCTTGACCCCGTGATTAAAATATTAGGTCAATTAACGGAGGTAAAGGGCGATAAAAAAGATCCCGCCTATAAAGCATTCCATTCATCTGTAACTGATATTAGCAGATTGGCCAATAATGTGAACAAAACTTTAGACACGATGCTAAAAGCCGAAGAGAACTGGTTTTTTGGTTCGATATTTAAAATATTTAAATAA
- a CDS encoding response regulator — protein sequence MRRILAVDDDSDILEVLQYILEDSGYEVVTLADGHYLFDKIKESQPDLILLDIMLGNLDGRDLCKSVKTSQETNGIPVILISASHEVSRTLNQTGAPDDFIAKPFDIDVLLGSINRQLDNAA from the coding sequence ATGAGACGGATATTAGCGGTTGACGATGACAGTGACATACTGGAGGTTTTACAATACATATTAGAAGATTCCGGTTATGAGGTGGTAACCCTGGCCGATGGGCATTATCTTTTTGATAAAATAAAAGAAAGTCAGCCCGATTTGATTTTACTGGACATTATGCTGGGCAATTTAGACGGCCGCGATCTTTGCAAAAGTGTTAAAACCAGCCAGGAAACAAATGGGATACCGGTAATACTGATATCGGCAAGTCATGAAGTTTCCAGAACACTAAACCAAACCGGCGCCCCGGATGATTTTATAGCCAAGCCTTTTGATATTGATGTTTTGCTCGGCAGCATCAACCGACAATTAGATAATGCCGCTTAA
- a CDS encoding response regulator transcription factor codes for MSKRILVLDDNQDILDIVHETLTYEQFEVKSTSNSHDVLPLMEQFLPDLVILDYRVSGTTGGEICKSIKLHSKFNNVPVIIFSAYLNGDDHLLNYGCDGIINKPFDLSELVEKVNNLI; via the coding sequence ATGTCAAAACGTATTTTAGTATTGGATGATAATCAGGACATATTAGATATTGTACATGAAACCCTCACTTATGAACAGTTTGAGGTAAAAAGTACTTCGAACAGCCATGATGTATTACCTTTAATGGAGCAATTTCTCCCGGATTTAGTTATATTGGACTATCGGGTTTCTGGTACAACCGGAGGTGAAATTTGTAAAAGTATTAAGCTCCACAGCAAATTCAATAACGTACCGGTTATTATATTTTCGGCCTACCTTAATGGCGACGATCATTTACTCAATTATGGTTGCGACGGCATTATCAACAAGCCCTTTGATCTTTCAGAACTGGTTGAAAAAGTGAATAACTTGATATAA
- a CDS encoding ATP-binding protein, which translates to MKNKDQNIAARQYIDDLIIQAPVAISFLKGPDLIIEQANMHVLELWGKPADIIGRPLALALEGEGPWDYVELVRKAYQSGHIHYGYETPIKLNRNEHVNLFYFDFVYQPVRDSGNHIAGVMVIATEVTKQVIARRLLEDAEERLRLAIEATGIGSWDLDLVTNDVIVSPTLSVIFGLDPEDKLTHPELKDMIHPDDKALVNTAYKNAIKTGVYLYEVRIIWTDGSVHWIRTTGKVLYDERHKPVRMLGTINDITKRKQEEIMKNDFIAMASHELKTPLTSLKAYTQLLVAKAKKADNDFFINALEKSENQINKMARLIYGFLDMSKIESGKLQLNTHTFDIDELLTEIMADKLLIAPDHVLSYKSRQTIQVYADKEKIAQVIGNFISNAVKYSPKGSIITISAKKLGENLWVSVKDEGIGLKLRDQQNVFQRFYRVEDEHTRGLSGFGIGLYLSAEIIRLHHGKIAVESEEDKGAEFYFLLPLHADQDLLL; encoded by the coding sequence TTGAAAAATAAAGATCAAAATATAGCTGCAAGGCAATACATAGATGATCTGATTATCCAGGCTCCGGTGGCCATCAGTTTTCTAAAAGGGCCCGATCTCATCATTGAACAGGCCAATATGCATGTGCTTGAATTATGGGGAAAGCCGGCCGATATCATTGGCAGGCCGCTTGCCCTTGCATTGGAAGGAGAAGGGCCCTGGGATTATGTAGAACTGGTTCGGAAGGCTTATCAAAGTGGCCATATCCATTATGGTTATGAAACCCCCATCAAGCTTAACCGGAACGAACATGTTAATTTGTTTTATTTTGATTTTGTTTACCAGCCTGTTAGGGATAGCGGAAATCATATAGCCGGTGTAATGGTGATTGCTACCGAAGTAACCAAGCAGGTAATAGCCAGACGCCTGCTGGAAGACGCGGAAGAGCGTCTGCGCCTGGCCATTGAAGCTACGGGGATAGGTAGTTGGGATCTTGATCTGGTGACTAACGATGTTATTGTATCGCCTACGCTTTCCGTTATATTTGGTCTTGACCCTGAAGATAAGTTAACGCATCCGGAACTGAAGGATATGATACATCCTGATGATAAAGCGTTAGTAAATACTGCTTATAAAAATGCTATAAAAACCGGTGTTTATTTATACGAGGTGCGTATAATATGGACTGATGGATCTGTACACTGGATACGAACAACCGGCAAGGTTTTGTATGACGAACGCCACAAACCTGTACGCATGTTGGGTACTATCAATGATATTACCAAACGCAAACAGGAAGAGATCATGAAAAATGATTTTATAGCTATGGCCAGTCATGAGTTAAAAACGCCGCTCACCTCATTGAAAGCCTATACACAGTTACTGGTAGCAAAGGCTAAAAAAGCGGATAATGATTTTTTTATCAATGCTCTTGAAAAATCCGAAAATCAGATCAACAAAATGGCCCGGCTGATATATGGTTTCCTGGATATGTCAAAAATTGAATCGGGTAAATTACAGTTAAATACCCATACGTTTGATATTGATGAGTTGCTTACCGAGATAATGGCTGATAAATTGCTTATAGCGCCAGATCACGTTTTATCTTATAAAAGCAGACAAACTATACAGGTTTATGCCGACAAAGAAAAGATAGCTCAGGTGATTGGTAATTTTATCAGCAATGCTGTAAAATACTCGCCCAAAGGCAGTATTATAACTATATCAGCCAAAAAGTTGGGCGAAAATTTGTGGGTAAGTGTAAAGGATGAGGGTATTGGTTTAAAGCTCAGAGACCAGCAAAATGTTTTCCAGCGTTTTTACCGGGTGGAGGACGAGCACACGCGGGGACTATCGGGTTTTGGTATTGGTTTGTATCTGTCCGCAGAGATCATCAGGCTGCATCACGGTAAAATTGCTGTAGAAAGCGAAGAGGACAAAGGCGCCGAATTTTACTTCCTGCTGCCTTTACATGCCGATCAGGATCTGCTTTTATAA
- a CDS encoding gluconate:H+ symporter, whose protein sequence is MALLTILICIILLVLLVSWAKVNPFIAFLLVSIAAGLMLGIPINKVTASVQKGMGDIMGQLLIIICLGAMLGKLVAVSGAAQKIAEVLVNAVGQKYIQWALVTAGFIIGIPLFYGIGFVLMVPLIFSVVYKYKLPAVYIGLPMLASLSVTHGFLPPHPSPSALVVLFHANMATTFIYGLMIAIPAIILAGPVFANFLKKIPSEPLATFRAEELPEEKLPGAFNSFFTALLPVMLLMLTAFFPYLGIKDPGLLKIVAFLGDPSIVMLIALIVATFTLGVKQGRSMSQLAINYTDAIKDIALILLIIAGSGAFKEVLTASGVSDQIAAQLEQLNLPPLVLGWVIAAIIRISLGSATVAGLTAAGIVASLVVQNHVNPNLMVLSIGAGSLAFSHVNDSGFWLYKEYFNLSIKDTIKSWSMMESLVSVIGLIGVLIINQFVK, encoded by the coding sequence ATGGCATTATTAACTATACTGATCTGTATTATTCTGCTTGTTTTATTAGTAAGCTGGGCAAAGGTTAATCCGTTTATAGCATTTCTTTTGGTATCCATTGCCGCCGGTTTAATGTTGGGTATCCCCATCAATAAAGTAACAGCCTCTGTACAAAAGGGAATGGGCGATATTATGGGTCAGCTGCTTATTATCATTTGCCTGGGTGCTATGCTGGGCAAGCTGGTGGCAGTAAGTGGCGCCGCTCAAAAAATTGCCGAAGTGCTGGTTAACGCAGTTGGCCAAAAATATATACAATGGGCCCTGGTAACAGCCGGTTTTATTATCGGTATCCCATTATTTTATGGTATCGGCTTTGTGCTGATGGTTCCGCTTATATTTTCGGTAGTGTATAAATACAAATTACCGGCAGTATATATAGGCTTGCCTATGCTGGCATCATTGTCTGTAACACATGGTTTTTTACCACCGCACCCGTCGCCATCGGCATTGGTAGTATTGTTTCATGCCAACATGGCTACCACTTTTATTTATGGTTTAATGATAGCTATCCCGGCTATAATATTGGCCGGTCCTGTATTTGCAAATTTTCTAAAAAAAATACCATCAGAACCCCTGGCTACTTTCAGGGCCGAAGAATTGCCTGAAGAAAAACTACCTGGCGCTTTTAATAGTTTCTTTACTGCTTTACTACCTGTGATGCTGTTGATGCTCACCGCATTTTTTCCGTACCTGGGTATCAAAGATCCGGGTTTGTTAAAAATAGTCGCTTTTCTGGGTGATCCATCTATTGTGATGCTGATTGCTCTTATTGTGGCCACATTTACTTTGGGTGTAAAACAAGGTCGGAGTATGAGTCAGCTGGCCATTAATTATACCGATGCCATAAAAGATATCGCCTTGATCTTATTGATCATTGCCGGTTCAGGGGCTTTTAAAGAGGTATTGACCGCAAGTGGCGTGAGTGACCAGATAGCCGCCCAGTTAGAGCAACTGAACCTGCCACCGCTTGTTTTGGGCTGGGTTATCGCTGCTATTATCCGCATCAGCCTGGGTTCAGCTACGGTGGCGGGGTTAACAGCTGCAGGTATTGTAGCATCATTAGTAGTACAAAACCATGTGAATCCCAACTTAATGGTATTATCCATAGGGGCTGGTAGCCTGGCTTTTTCGCATGTGAACGACTCTGGCTTTTGGCTTTATAAAGAATATTTTAACCTGAGTATAAAAGATACCATTAAATCATGGTCGATGATGGAATCGTTAGTTTCTGTTATTGGTTTAATAGGTGTTTTGATTATCAATCAGTTTGTAAAATAG
- a CDS encoding alpha/beta fold hydrolase, translating into MKKSIIILNILALWLLVGYNSYSQQVAGNYYTSFDGTKIHYEVKGDGFPVILVHGFSGTGEGWKKGQLYPDLLKAGYQVIILDQRGNGLSDKPHTDAAYANDAEAKDIMELAGSLKLKKYDVVGYSRGSIIASRLLVLDKRIQKLVMGGMGDAYTNPEWPRRIHAYKALMGDTTFHDVDGMINYIHSNPAFDVTALALQQKYQPSTSPQELAKVKIPVMIICGTDDHDNGSETALNKLIPGSKLNYVPGDHNSASRTIQFSTAVLAFLK; encoded by the coding sequence ATGAAAAAAAGTATCATCATTCTTAATATCCTGGCGCTATGGTTACTGGTTGGTTATAACAGTTATTCGCAACAAGTGGCAGGTAATTATTATACTTCTTTTGATGGTACAAAAATACATTACGAGGTAAAAGGGGATGGTTTTCCGGTGATATTAGTGCACGGCTTTTCAGGTACAGGAGAAGGCTGGAAAAAAGGTCAGCTTTATCCAGATCTGTTAAAGGCCGGTTATCAGGTTATCATTTTAGATCAGCGGGGTAATGGTCTGTCGGATAAACCACACACCGATGCGGCCTATGCAAATGATGCCGAGGCTAAGGATATCATGGAATTGGCCGGTAGTCTTAAGCTTAAAAAATATGATGTGGTAGGCTATTCGCGCGGTTCCATTATTGCTTCCCGGTTGTTAGTACTGGATAAGCGGATACAAAAACTGGTAATGGGCGGCATGGGTGATGCTTATACCAACCCAGAATGGCCCAGGCGTATCCATGCCTACAAAGCGTTGATGGGCGATACTACTTTTCATGATGTAGATGGCATGATTAACTATATCCACAGTAATCCAGCCTTTGATGTAACAGCGTTGGCGCTGCAGCAAAAATATCAACCCTCAACAAGTCCGCAGGAATTGGCCAAAGTAAAAATACCCGTCATGATCATTTGTGGTACCGACGATCATGATAACGGATCAGAGACAGCCCTCAATAAACTTATTCCCGGCTCAAAGCTCAATTATGTTCCCGGCGATCATAATAGTGCATCCAGAACTATACAGTTTTCGACAGCTGTGCTAGCTTTCCTAAAGTAA
- a CDS encoding YMGG-like glycine zipper-containing protein encodes MKKLTIYVCLFVAFLLTLRVNAQAQTKKKMSPQAKGAIIGGAGGAVAGGLIGHNVGGALIGGAIGAGGGYVIGNEKRRADEKKRRAAWRRAHPKHHHHYTKTTTH; translated from the coding sequence ATGAAAAAGCTAACGATATATGTTTGCCTGTTTGTAGCGTTTCTGCTAACGCTAAGAGTTAACGCGCAGGCACAAACAAAGAAAAAAATGAGTCCGCAAGCTAAAGGTGCCATCATCGGTGGTGCCGGCGGTGCTGTAGCAGGCGGACTTATCGGTCATAATGTTGGGGGAGCATTAATTGGTGGCGCCATCGGAGCAGGTGGTGGTTATGTAATAGGTAATGAAAAACGCCGTGCCGACGAGAAAAAACGTCGCGCCGCATGGCGCAGAGCGCATCCTAAACATCACCATCATTACACCAAAACCACCACACACTAA
- a CDS encoding BamA/TamA family outer membrane protein: MIKTLSALLFCLFPFVVMAQSSVTIADTVKTPADTVAQKDLIDIARSLFKIKPRKISATEKKKVYFSILPISSSDGRSGGKALFTSTSLAVYLGDPQTTNLSSFIFTPYFNFKGRYGLPIRSNIWLNNNQWNIVGDTRVLVYPQYTWGLGGKQPEDRRFLVNYNYGRFYQTVLKRIEPYFYAGLGYDLDYYQDIDSDGDVNLHNFTNYKYGTASDQNVFSSGVTFNLLYDTRKNSINPLPGAYANIIYRVNSKMLGSNTNWSSLYIDLRKYISLTDAGPKNVLAFWSYFWTSLTPGTPYLNLPSLGWEPYQRSGRGFVQNRYRGQRLAYFETEYRRDITRNGLLGFVLFANINSVTEPHTHAFVYWHPAGGTGLRFKFNKKSGTNISLDYGASKNYNAIYLNLGETF; this comes from the coding sequence ATGATTAAAACGCTTTCGGCATTACTTTTTTGTTTGTTCCCTTTTGTTGTAATGGCCCAAAGCTCAGTTACCATCGCCGATACAGTTAAAACTCCTGCTGATACAGTGGCTCAAAAAGATTTAATTGATATAGCCAGATCTTTGTTTAAAATAAAACCACGCAAGATATCAGCCACTGAAAAAAAGAAAGTCTATTTTTCCATTTTACCCATTTCTTCGTCCGATGGCCGAAGCGGCGGTAAAGCGCTTTTTACATCAACTTCTTTGGCCGTATATCTCGGCGACCCGCAAACAACTAATCTGTCGAGCTTTATATTTACCCCCTACTTTAACTTTAAAGGACGGTATGGTTTGCCTATCCGGTCAAATATATGGCTCAATAATAATCAATGGAATATAGTTGGCGATACCCGGGTATTGGTATATCCACAATATACCTGGGGGCTTGGAGGCAAACAGCCGGAGGATCGCCGTTTTTTGGTGAACTATAATTATGGACGCTTTTATCAGACTGTGCTTAAAAGAATAGAGCCTTATTTTTATGCAGGATTAGGTTACGATTTAGATTATTACCAGGATATAGACAGCGATGGGGATGTTAACCTGCATAATTTTACAAACTATAAATACGGCACTGCTTCGGATCAGAATGTTTTTTCATCGGGCGTAACTTTCAATTTGTTATATGATACCCGTAAAAACTCTATCAATCCTTTACCAGGCGCTTATGCTAACATCATTTATCGGGTAAACTCCAAAATGCTGGGGAGCAATACCAACTGGAGCTCTTTATATATTGATTTGCGCAAGTATATCTCCTTAACCGATGCCGGGCCTAAAAATGTGCTGGCGTTTTGGTCTTATTTCTGGACATCACTTACACCCGGTACCCCTTATCTGAACCTGCCCAGCCTGGGCTGGGAGCCTTATCAACGATCGGGCAGGGGATTTGTGCAAAACAGATACCGCGGCCAGCGGCTGGCCTATTTTGAGACCGAATACCGGCGCGATATTACCCGTAATGGATTATTAGGTTTTGTTTTGTTTGCCAATATAAACTCCGTTACGGAGCCACATACCCATGCTTTTGTTTACTGGCACCCCGCTGGTGGTACAGGGCTTCGGTTTAAATTCAATAAAAAATCCGGAACCAATATCAGTTTGGATTATGGTGCAAGTAAAAACTACAATGCCATCTATCTTAATCTGGGCGAAACTTTTTAA
- a CDS encoding multidrug effflux MFS transporter, which yields MTKKRYVTLILILGSLTALGPFSIDMYLPGFTAIAKYLHTSTDRVALSLSSYFIGISAGQLLYGPLLDRYGRKRPLYFGLGLYIVASIGCFFSTSLEMLILMRFFQAVGSCAASVAAMAMVRDLFPVEDNAKVFSLLILVLGASPMLAPTIGSYITAAFEWQVIFLILTVIAVLILLAVVFLLPESYQPDPSYSLKPLPIIRNFWHVLKNAQFLTYALCGAFAFAGLFAYVSSSSIVFIEVFKVSQKGFGWIFAGLSVGFIGSSQVNSILMKKYKSEQLVNASLIWLVCISVVFLTGAFNNWFDIGGTIAMIFGVLCGVGISYPNTAALSLAPFTKNAGSASALMGAFQMAVGSLASVGITLIKSNSALPMAGVMAASAVVALLTLLIGRRFIKHKVAASAGAGVIAH from the coding sequence ATGACAAAAAAACGTTACGTAACACTAATACTCATTTTGGGGTCATTAACCGCATTGGGCCCTTTCTCGATAGATATGTACCTGCCTGGCTTTACAGCCATTGCCAAATATTTGCATACCAGTACCGATAGGGTGGCTTTGTCATTGTCGAGCTATTTTATTGGTATATCTGCCGGGCAATTATTGTATGGCCCTTTGCTGGACAGGTATGGCCGTAAACGACCCTTATACTTTGGATTAGGCCTTTATATTGTAGCCTCCATTGGCTGTTTCTTTTCTACTTCGCTGGAGATGCTGATCTTGATGCGCTTTTTTCAGGCGGTGGGCAGTTGTGCAGCCAGTGTGGCGGCTATGGCCATGGTACGCGATCTGTTTCCGGTGGAAGATAACGCCAAAGTATTTTCGTTGTTGATCCTGGTGCTAGGTGCTTCGCCCATGTTGGCGCCAACTATTGGCAGTTATATTACAGCAGCCTTTGAATGGCAGGTGATATTTTTGATATTAACTGTTATTGCTGTATTGATATTGCTGGCCGTTGTATTTTTATTGCCCGAAAGCTATCAGCCCGATCCATCGTACTCTTTAAAGCCATTGCCCATTATCCGCAACTTTTGGCATGTGTTAAAAAATGCGCAGTTTTTAACTTACGCGCTTTGCGGGGCATTCGCGTTTGCGGGTCTGTTCGCCTACGTATCATCGTCGTCAATTGTATTTATTGAAGTATTCAAAGTAAGTCAGAAAGGGTTTGGATGGATATTCGCGGGACTTTCGGTAGGATTTATTGGCTCGAGCCAGGTAAACAGTATCCTGATGAAAAAATATAAAAGCGAGCAATTGGTAAATGCTTCGCTCATATGGCTGGTATGCATATCGGTGGTGTTTTTAACAGGTGCTTTCAATAACTGGTTTGATATTGGCGGCACCATTGCCATGATATTTGGTGTATTGTGCGGTGTTGGTATCAGTTATCCAAATACAGCCGCTTTATCGTTGGCACCGTTCACTAAAAACGCGGGTTCGGCCTCCGCATTAATGGGGGCCTTTCAAATGGCTGTGGGTTCGCTGGCATCGGTGGGTATCACACTCATCAAAAGTAATAGCGCCTTACCTATGGCCGGGGTTATGGCAGCATCAGCCGTTGTAGCGCTGTTAACTTTGCTAATAGGCAGACGGTTTATTAAGCATAAAGTAGCGGCATCCGCAGGTGCGGGTGTGATAGCGCACTAA